A window of Ananas comosus cultivar F153 linkage group 4, ASM154086v1, whole genome shotgun sequence contains these coding sequences:
- the LOC109708802 gene encoding replication protein A 14 kDa subunit → MDTSSPAVFVNGEILKMYLGRRVRAVVQVMRNEGGVIIGQSTDGYQLTIKGAQSLPLSHFVEVIGVADGNQSIRAEICTDFGDNFDTVSYNGLCQLANGKFKNLFL, encoded by the exons ATGGATACCTCAAGCCCTGCAGTATTTGTCAATGGGGAGATCCTAAAGATGTATTTGGGGCGGAGAGTTCGTGCAGTGGTTCAAGTAATGCGAAATGAAGGTGGAGTCATTATAGGGCAATCCACTGATGGGTATCAGTTGACCATAAAAGGAGCTCAGTCTCTCCCTCTTTCGCATTTCGTCGAGGTTATAGGTGTTGCTGATGGAAATCAGTCCATTCGTGCTGAGATATGCACTGACTTTGGCGACAATTTTG ATACTGTGTCGTACAATGGACTATGCCAACTTGCTAACGGTAAATTCAAAAACTTGTTTCTCTGA